A region of Pyxidicoccus parkwaysis DNA encodes the following proteins:
- a CDS encoding PqqD family protein, with the protein MSAGFRENRIPRPREGVSGQRFGSDYIVLDADGNTLRGLNPTAIRVWELCDGTRTARDVAEQVAREYKANVQQVLDDTLRFLTELARLGLIDETQEVL; encoded by the coding sequence ATGAGCGCGGGCTTCCGGGAGAACCGAATCCCCCGTCCTCGCGAGGGCGTGTCAGGCCAGCGGTTCGGCTCGGACTACATCGTGCTGGACGCGGATGGGAACACGCTGCGCGGGTTGAACCCGACGGCGATTCGCGTCTGGGAGCTCTGCGACGGGACGCGCACCGCGCGCGATGTGGCGGAGCAGGTGGCGCGGGAATACAAGGCGAACGTGCAGCAGGTCCTCGACGACACGCTGCGGTTCCTGACGGAGTTGGCCCGGTTGGGCCTCATTGACGAGACGCAGGAGGTACTGTGA
- a CDS encoding S24 family peptidase, producing the protein MTSESSHSTVPLALRWIPVRGDSMWPSLRSGDLAGVEPLAREPRPGEVVLARFDHALVLHRVKRCDAGVLALRGDNSPSDDPPLPPSRVLGLVRSVRRSGVVLNDDWDSGPSWLGRLRVVVKWRLAALLRRGGRS; encoded by the coding sequence ATGACGTCAGAATCTTCCCATTCCACCGTGCCGCTGGCGCTACGCTGGATCCCCGTGCGGGGGGACAGCATGTGGCCATCGTTGCGTTCGGGAGACTTGGCGGGAGTGGAGCCGCTCGCGCGCGAGCCGCGACCCGGTGAGGTGGTGCTCGCGCGATTTGATCATGCGCTGGTGCTGCACCGGGTGAAGCGGTGTGACGCGGGCGTGCTGGCGCTGCGCGGGGACAACTCGCCCTCGGACGACCCGCCGCTGCCGCCGTCGCGCGTGCTGGGCCTGGTGCGCAGTGTGCGCCGGAGCGGGGTGGTCCTGAATGACGATTGGGATTCGGGCCCGTCGTGGCTGGGGCGCTTGCGGGTGGTGGTGAAGTGGCGGCTGGCGGCGCTGCTGAGACGGGGAGGGCGCTCATGA